One window of the Capnocytophaga haemolytica genome contains the following:
- a CDS encoding DUF805 domain-containing protein, translating into MEYGLTIIIATAANFIAQVISLILAGQKYYFIPYLFFLPFYVWFVWAQGAKRCHDVGNSGWYQLIPFYPIYLIFGEGDYGSNQYGKDPKNINAPSEYDMTTPQERIWKP; encoded by the coding sequence TTGGAGTACGGCTTAACAATTATTATTGCCACAGCAGCGAACTTTATCGCTCAGGTCATCTCACTAATTTTAGCGGGACAAAAATATTACTTTATTCCCTATCTTTTCTTTTTGCCTTTCTATGTTTGGTTTGTATGGGCGCAGGGGGCTAAACGTTGTCACGATGTAGGTAATAGCGGTTGGTATCAACTCATTCCCTTTTACCCTATATACCTCATTTTTGGAGAAGGGGATTATGGCAGTAACCAATATGGTAAAGACCCTAAAAATATCAATGCTCCTTCTGAGTATGATATGACTACACCTCAAGAACGGATCTGGAAACCTTAA
- the fbaA gene encoding class II fructose-bisphosphate aldolase — translation MAHNIKKGVILGKEVQEVFKYAKEKGFALPAANVISSNSINAALETAVAVNSPMIIQFSNGGAQFMAGKGLSNENQRAAVLGAIAGAKHVHQLAEAYGATIILHTDHCAKKLLPWLDGMLDASEKHFKETGKPIFSSHMIDLSVEPIKENIEISKRYLERMSKMGMTLEIELGMTGGEEDGVDNSGVEDSRLFTQPEDVAYAYEELSKVSPQFTIAASFGNVHGVYKPGNVKLTPKILRNSQDYVSKKYNLPHNSLDLVFHGGSGSTLAEIKEAVSYGVVKMNIDTDLQYAFTEGVRDYMKAKADYLKGQVGNPEGADAPNKKYYDPRVWLREGEKTFIARLKKAFEDLNNVNTL, via the coding sequence ATGGCACATAACATTAAAAAAGGCGTTATTCTTGGAAAAGAAGTACAGGAAGTATTTAAATACGCCAAAGAAAAAGGCTTTGCTTTGCCAGCAGCCAACGTAATTAGTTCAAACTCTATTAATGCAGCTTTGGAAACTGCTGTAGCTGTTAATTCACCTATGATTATTCAATTCTCTAACGGTGGGGCACAGTTTATGGCAGGTAAAGGGCTTTCGAATGAGAATCAACGTGCAGCAGTGCTCGGTGCTATCGCTGGAGCAAAACACGTGCACCAATTGGCTGAGGCTTATGGGGCGACTATCATCCTGCATACTGACCACTGCGCTAAGAAGCTATTGCCTTGGCTCGACGGTATGCTCGATGCTTCAGAAAAGCATTTTAAGGAAACAGGTAAGCCAATTTTTAGTTCGCATATGATCGACTTATCAGTGGAACCTATCAAGGAAAACATTGAGATCAGCAAACGCTATTTGGAACGTATGAGTAAGATGGGGATGACCCTTGAAATCGAGCTCGGTATGACTGGCGGTGAAGAAGACGGTGTGGATAACTCAGGTGTGGAAGACAGCAGACTTTTTACGCAACCAGAGGACGTGGCTTACGCTTATGAAGAACTTTCAAAAGTGAGCCCACAATTCACTATTGCGGCATCTTTCGGTAACGTTCACGGTGTGTACAAGCCAGGAAATGTGAAGTTGACCCCTAAGATCTTACGTAACTCACAAGACTATGTTTCTAAGAAGTACAATTTGCCTCACAACAGTTTGGACTTGGTGTTCCACGGAGGTTCAGGTTCTACTTTAGCCGAGATCAAAGAAGCTGTATCGTATGGTGTAGTGAAGATGAACATCGATACTGACTTACAATATGCTTTCACTGAAGGGGTTCGCGATTATATGAAAGCGAAAGCAGACTACTTGAAGGGGCAAGTGGGTAACCCAGAAGGAGCTGATGCGCCTAACAAGAAGTATTACGACCCACGTGTATGGCTCAGAGAAGGTGAAAAGACGTTCATTGCACGTCTTAAGAAAGCCTTTGAAGACCTTAACAATGTAAACACATTATAA
- a CDS encoding Bax inhibitor-1 family protein: MNTDNNYSSEFQYGGASVPKLVADVTETERAEFYRKTYTHVALALLAFIAVEALLLRIIPDSLLLKLGGRYIWLFVIGAFWLGSVLANKWAHSLDRNTQYLGLGVYVVLEALIFWPMIRIALLYADGGSMISQAGIITLAMFAGLTAVVFFTRVNFSFLRTVLVVGGFVSLGLIVAGALFGFDLGLWFSAGMIALASGAILYETYNIKNEYGTNQYVGAALQLFASVMLLFWYILRIFLSRRD; encoded by the coding sequence ATGAATACAGACAATAATTACAGTTCAGAGTTTCAGTACGGAGGGGCTTCAGTTCCTAAGCTGGTAGCCGATGTAACTGAGACTGAGCGCGCGGAGTTTTACCGCAAAACATATACTCACGTAGCCTTGGCATTATTGGCATTTATCGCAGTAGAGGCATTGCTGCTGAGGATTATCCCCGACAGCTTACTGCTGAAATTGGGTGGGCGCTATATATGGCTATTTGTGATTGGCGCCTTTTGGTTGGGCTCGGTATTGGCTAACAAATGGGCACATTCCTTGGATAGAAACACACAATATTTAGGTTTGGGCGTATACGTAGTGCTCGAGGCGCTTATCTTTTGGCCTATGATTAGGATTGCTTTGCTCTACGCCGATGGAGGTTCGATGATATCGCAGGCGGGGATTATCACCTTGGCGATGTTTGCAGGGCTTACTGCTGTAGTATTCTTCACCCGAGTGAATTTCTCCTTCTTGCGTACAGTGCTTGTAGTAGGGGGCTTTGTATCCTTAGGGCTGATTGTGGCAGGGGCACTCTTTGGTTTTGATTTAGGCTTGTGGTTCTCCGCAGGTATGATTGCCTTAGCCTCAGGAGCTATCCTTTATGAAACTTATAATATCAAGAATGAGTATGGCACTAATCAATATGTAGGGGCAGCATTGCAACTCTTTGCCTCAGTGATGTTGCTGTTCTGGTATATATTGCGCATATTCTTATCGAGAAGAGACTAA
- a CDS encoding CapA family protein, translating into MIRVILLLLPFALGAQEAGNRLSLLFMGDIMGHVPQIEGAYDTTTKKYDYTPVFAKIKHRFAAVDFAIANLEVTLAGKPYNGYPQFSSPDALASDAKRSGIGVLVTANNHTCDRGKQGIIRTLDVLDSLRIPHTGTFRNKSEREQHNLLVLNKNGITVGLLNYTYGTNGLPVPEPTIVNKINFEQMKADIAEAKRYNLDKLIVMIHWGIEYQQHQNKRQEEVAQFLFDNGVDIIIGGHPHVLQPMYYYPQTSLHKERLVTYSLGNFVSNQRKPNTDGGAMVELTLLKDGYSTRIVDKGYYLTWVNRTQKANGKYHYEILPCKEYEEANYKELNQEAQAEMKTFIGNSRHLFKSNVLVGEKP; encoded by the coding sequence ATGATACGAGTTATATTGTTGTTATTGCCTTTTGCACTTGGGGCACAAGAGGCTGGTAATCGTTTGTCACTGCTCTTTATGGGTGACATAATGGGGCACGTTCCTCAGATAGAAGGGGCTTATGACACAACTACTAAAAAGTACGATTATACACCCGTATTTGCTAAGATAAAGCACAGGTTTGCTGCTGTGGACTTTGCTATTGCCAATCTTGAGGTTACGCTTGCTGGCAAGCCTTATAACGGTTACCCACAGTTTTCCTCACCTGATGCTTTAGCCTCAGATGCGAAGCGTAGTGGCATTGGTGTATTAGTTACAGCCAATAATCATACTTGCGATAGAGGTAAACAGGGTATCATCCGTACCCTTGACGTACTGGATTCGCTGCGTATTCCCCATACAGGTACTTTCCGCAATAAGAGTGAGCGTGAGCAACACAATCTGCTTGTGCTCAATAAAAACGGTATCACAGTGGGCTTGCTGAACTACACCTATGGCACTAATGGGCTGCCTGTACCTGAACCTACGATAGTCAATAAGATAAACTTTGAGCAAATGAAGGCTGACATTGCAGAGGCAAAGCGCTATAATCTCGATAAGCTCATCGTGATGATCCACTGGGGTATAGAGTATCAACAGCATCAGAATAAGCGACAAGAAGAAGTAGCTCAGTTTTTATTTGATAATGGAGTAGATATCATCATCGGAGGGCACCCGCACGTGTTGCAACCTATGTATTACTATCCGCAGACAAGTTTGCATAAGGAGCGGCTGGTAACTTACTCGCTGGGGAATTTTGTTTCCAACCAACGCAAGCCCAATACTGATGGGGGTGCAATGGTAGAACTCACGCTGCTAAAAGATGGTTACAGTACTCGCATAGTGGATAAAGGGTACTATCTCACGTGGGTAAATCGTACACAAAAAGCCAATGGCAAATACCACTATGAGATACTGCCTTGTAAGGAATATGAAGAGGCTAACTACAAAGAGCTCAATCAGGAAGCACAGGCTGAGATGAAGACTTTTATAGGCAATTCACGACATCTTTTTAAGAGCAATGTGTTAGTAGGGGAGAAGCCTTAG
- a CDS encoding M48 family metallopeptidase — translation MKRIILTAMAVCAMATVQAQKINLGKAVGAAAKGAQALTFTNEDAKKLSKESVDWMDAHNKVADKNSPYTKRLNRIFGKHKNEDGLNLNYKVYEVIDINAFACADGSVRVFSSLMDIMTDDELLAVIGHEIGHVKNEDTKDAIKAAYTQAALMDAASASSNTVHALSKTQIGEMANAFLDAKHSKKQESQADDYSYDFMKKHGYNVVGVYTAFKKLALLSEGAEQSRFQKMMSSHPDSNKRAETAKKRAIKDGLWKDPGEVKLPTSPIK, via the coding sequence ATGAAAAGAATTATCTTGACCGCAATGGCGGTATGTGCTATGGCAACAGTACAAGCACAAAAAATCAATTTGGGTAAGGCAGTAGGAGCTGCTGCTAAGGGTGCTCAAGCACTTACATTCACTAATGAGGATGCCAAGAAGCTATCGAAAGAATCAGTAGATTGGATGGATGCTCATAACAAAGTGGCGGATAAAAACAGCCCTTACACGAAGCGTCTGAATCGTATCTTTGGTAAGCACAAGAATGAAGACGGTTTGAACCTTAACTACAAGGTCTATGAGGTGATTGATATCAATGCTTTTGCTTGTGCGGATGGTAGTGTACGTGTGTTTTCCTCACTGATGGATATTATGACTGATGACGAGCTATTGGCTGTGATAGGTCACGAAATTGGTCACGTTAAGAATGAGGATACCAAAGATGCTATTAAGGCAGCTTATACACAAGCGGCTCTTATGGATGCAGCTTCAGCATCTTCAAACACAGTGCACGCCTTGAGTAAAACTCAGATTGGTGAAATGGCAAATGCTTTCTTAGATGCAAAACACAGCAAGAAGCAAGAGTCGCAAGCTGATGATTACTCATACGACTTTATGAAGAAACACGGCTATAATGTAGTGGGAGTATACACCGCTTTTAAGAAGTTAGCACTCCTTTCAGAAGGTGCAGAACAAAGTCGCTTTCAAAAGATGATGAGTTCACACCCTGATAGCAATAAGCGTGCTGAAACTGCTAAAAAACGAGCTATCAAGGACGGTTTGTGGAAAGACCCAGGAGAAGTAAAACTCCCTACAAGCCCGATTAAATAA
- the lipA gene encoding lipoyl synthase — protein MSVETLTIEETQTNTLTPKPKWIRVKLPTGKKYTELRNVVDRYNLHTICTSGSCPNMGECWGEGTATFMILGNICTRSCGFCGVKTGRPETLDWEEPEKVARSIKLMNIKHAVITSVDRDDLKDMGSIMWAETVGAVRRMNPNTTMETLIPDFQGVERNLNRILTAAPEIISHNMETVRRLTREVRIQAKYDRSLGVLRYLKDNGANRTKSGIMLGLGEKEEEVIETLYDLKDAKVDIVTIGQYLQPSKRHLPVKEFITPEQFAKYKEIGLELGFRHVESGALVRSSYRAHKHLL, from the coding sequence ATGAGTGTAGAAACGCTTACAATAGAAGAAACACAAACCAATACTTTAACACCTAAGCCAAAGTGGATACGTGTAAAACTGCCCACTGGGAAAAAGTACACTGAACTAAGAAACGTAGTAGACCGATATAACCTTCATACCATCTGTACCTCAGGAAGTTGCCCTAATATGGGTGAATGCTGGGGAGAAGGTACAGCTACCTTTATGATTCTTGGGAATATCTGTACACGCTCTTGTGGATTCTGTGGGGTGAAAACAGGACGCCCTGAAACACTCGACTGGGAAGAGCCTGAAAAAGTAGCGCGCTCCATCAAACTGATGAATATTAAGCACGCCGTAATCACCTCAGTAGACCGCGACGACCTTAAGGATATGGGTAGCATTATGTGGGCTGAGACCGTTGGGGCTGTGCGTCGTATGAACCCCAATACTACTATGGAAACACTTATCCCTGACTTCCAAGGAGTAGAGCGCAACCTAAACCGTATTCTTACAGCAGCTCCTGAGATTATATCACATAATATGGAAACCGTACGCCGCCTCACTCGTGAAGTGCGTATACAGGCAAAATACGACCGTAGCTTAGGTGTGCTGCGTTATTTAAAAGATAATGGTGCCAACCGTACTAAATCGGGGATTATGCTCGGCTTAGGTGAAAAAGAAGAAGAGGTGATTGAAACCTTATACGACCTAAAAGATGCCAAAGTAGATATCGTTACCATAGGGCAATATTTACAACCTTCAAAAAGGCATCTACCTGTGAAAGAGTTTATCACTCCTGAGCAATTCGCCAAATACAAGGAAATAGGCTTAGAACTTGGGTTCCGCCACGTAGAGAGTGGAGCCTTAGTAAGGTCGTCCTACAGAGCACATAAACACCTTTTATAA
- the gldF gene encoding gliding motility-associated ABC transporter permease subunit GldF, translating to MFALFKKEIRYFFTSPIGITVIGLFVVLCGLFLWVLKSDYNIFNAGFADLLPFFRLSSWIFVFLVPALTMRSISEERRSGMLTLLFTKPLTIWQMVLGKYAGILLFLLIVLLPSVLYVYIVWVLGKPVGNLDVAGTIGSYIALFLLIATFAAVGLWASAVSSNQIISFVLATFLCFFLFFGLDQVVALIAPDSIVGYGFQSHFDAISRGVIDSRDVIYFLSVIIFFLYITTLSLKTYKQ from the coding sequence ATGTTTGCACTATTTAAAAAAGAGATTCGTTATTTTTTTACATCCCCAATAGGGATTACGGTCATAGGGCTATTTGTGGTGCTCTGTGGCTTATTTTTATGGGTATTGAAGTCTGATTACAATATCTTTAATGCAGGCTTTGCTGATTTACTTCCGTTTTTCAGGTTATCCTCGTGGATATTTGTGTTTTTAGTACCTGCTTTGACGATGCGCAGTATTTCAGAGGAACGACGTAGTGGTATGCTTACTTTATTATTCACTAAGCCTTTGACAATTTGGCAGATGGTATTAGGTAAGTACGCAGGGATACTCTTATTTTTGCTGATTGTACTATTGCCTTCCGTTCTTTATGTGTATATAGTCTGGGTGCTTGGCAAACCAGTGGGTAACTTAGATGTAGCAGGTACGATAGGCTCGTATATCGCATTATTTTTGCTTATTGCTACTTTTGCAGCTGTGGGCTTATGGGCATCGGCTGTGAGTAGCAACCAGATCATTTCGTTTGTATTGGCTACTTTTTTATGTTTCTTTCTCTTTTTTGGTCTTGACCAAGTAGTGGCTTTGATAGCACCTGACAGTATCGTAGGTTATGGGTTTCAATCACATTTTGATGCTATCAGTAGAGGGGTTATCGATAGCCGTGACGTCATTTACTTTCTCTCGGTGATTATTTTCTTTTTGTATATCACTACTTTATCTCTCAAAACGTATAAGCAATGA